Proteins encoded in a region of the Pseudothermotoga elfii DSM 9442 = NBRC 107921 genome:
- a CDS encoding CBS domain-containing protein produces MKLIVGHRNPDFDCFASCVAAQKLYPDHTIVLSGLPQQNLAQYLAVYEEKYPFITEKDLPDKSAESIIVVDTASKERVSQQIQEILERCGNVLIFDHHPDIKEISIKGEKKIESVGATVTILLEEIKRKNIQIDSIDATLFAVAIYEDTGNLLYTTTTIRDVEMIKYLLQNGANLVEISDFIKYDLNYDQKLIMDQLVSNLETIEIEGSPVSIAVAETDKFVGGLNAVSSKLWYLEGMDTLICIVRTGKKTHIIGRSSSNNIDIGTLMTELGGGGHRKAASCTLNSQDVPKIKSMLLQKLKNYVNKGPKARDIMSFPVRVAYAEMSISEVNKIMERTGHNGLPVIEDNKLVGIVTKKAVDRAMNHGLQKHPVKSIMSGKLIVVSPETPLNKIRQIMIENDIGRIPVVENGILVGIITRTDVMRSSFSNAVRSIQRKAVHETVETTFLNVRDIMLSNLPKKISILLRQLGRFGDEIGLPVYTVGGFVRDLLMGNPNYDIDIVVEKDGLSLADLAARKLNAKLVKYEKFLTASLFCKDGLRIDVATARTEYYEAPTELPQVEVSTIKKDLYRRDFTINAMAIKLNQKDFGLLIDFFGAKKDLDSKLIRCLHTLSFVEDPTRILRAVRFETRFGFKIEQQTARLMLDAVHQGYLEKVSGQRLRQEFEKILEEKSVFEALKRLSDFEVIKHMFPGVFYTSSMEEKLRALFMFLPWAENFFEKLNRFYAVMYVFLEYHSENLLEEIRQRYGLSHCFVSELKVIKKMIVPLSKMISLHMEFSDIYRVTQSFSSEAFCYVASYLDSQAQQYLKEFLEKVKGTRLKVNGGYLVKNFNLKPGRLVGDILEKLYCAKLDGVITDESEEEYAKKLIESVFSKVPEQ; encoded by the coding sequence TTGAAATTGATCGTTGGACACAGAAATCCTGATTTTGATTGTTTTGCTTCGTGTGTGGCTGCTCAGAAACTTTACCCGGATCATACGATTGTCTTGAGTGGATTGCCTCAACAGAATCTTGCCCAATATCTTGCAGTGTATGAAGAAAAATATCCATTCATAACTGAAAAGGATCTTCCCGATAAATCAGCTGAGTCTATCATTGTTGTTGATACTGCCAGTAAAGAACGTGTAAGTCAGCAAATTCAAGAGATTCTTGAAAGATGTGGTAATGTCTTGATTTTTGACCATCATCCAGACATAAAAGAGATATCTATAAAGGGCGAAAAAAAGATAGAAAGTGTGGGGGCTACTGTAACAATTTTACTTGAAGAGATAAAGAGGAAAAACATACAGATTGACTCAATTGATGCAACGTTATTTGCTGTAGCGATATATGAAGACACAGGTAATCTGCTCTATACAACGACAACTATTCGTGATGTGGAGATGATCAAATATTTGTTGCAAAATGGAGCAAACCTCGTGGAAATTTCAGATTTCATAAAATATGATTTGAACTATGATCAAAAACTTATAATGGATCAACTCGTTTCAAATCTCGAAACTATCGAAATAGAGGGTTCACCTGTGAGCATAGCAGTTGCTGAGACAGACAAGTTTGTAGGTGGCTTAAATGCTGTGAGCAGTAAATTGTGGTATCTGGAGGGTATGGATACATTAATTTGCATTGTAAGAACCGGTAAAAAGACACATATTATAGGTCGCAGTTCTTCAAACAACATTGACATCGGTACTTTGATGACAGAACTTGGCGGGGGCGGTCACAGAAAAGCGGCAAGTTGCACTTTGAATTCTCAAGATGTTCCGAAAATTAAGAGCATGCTGCTGCAAAAATTGAAAAATTACGTAAATAAAGGGCCAAAGGCAAGGGACATTATGTCTTTCCCTGTCAGGGTTGCGTATGCTGAAATGAGTATATCCGAAGTGAACAAGATAATGGAGAGAACAGGGCACAATGGTTTGCCTGTGATCGAAGATAATAAACTTGTTGGTATTGTTACGAAAAAAGCTGTTGATAGGGCGATGAATCACGGTTTGCAAAAACATCCTGTTAAATCCATTATGTCAGGCAAATTGATAGTTGTGTCACCAGAGACTCCATTGAACAAGATTAGACAGATTATGATAGAGAATGACATAGGCAGAATACCGGTGGTAGAGAATGGAATTCTGGTGGGTATCATCACAAGAACAGATGTCATGAGATCGAGTTTCTCAAATGCGGTACGTTCTATTCAAAGAAAAGCCGTTCACGAAACTGTTGAGACCACATTTTTGAATGTCAGAGATATAATGTTGAGCAATTTGCCAAAGAAAATATCTATTCTTCTGAGACAGCTTGGAAGATTTGGTGACGAAATAGGATTACCAGTTTACACAGTTGGAGGCTTTGTGAGAGATCTTTTAATGGGAAATCCGAATTACGATATCGATATAGTGGTTGAAAAAGACGGACTTTCACTTGCCGATCTTGCTGCGAGGAAGTTGAATGCCAAATTGGTGAAATATGAAAAATTTCTCACCGCTTCTCTTTTTTGCAAAGATGGTTTAAGAATAGACGTAGCGACTGCAAGAACCGAATACTACGAAGCTCCTACAGAATTACCTCAGGTTGAGGTAAGCACCATAAAGAAAGATCTCTACAGAAGAGATTTCACCATAAATGCCATGGCGATAAAATTGAATCAGAAAGATTTTGGTTTGTTGATAGATTTCTTTGGTGCAAAGAAAGATTTAGATAGCAAGCTCATAAGGTGTCTTCATACATTGAGTTTTGTGGAAGATCCGACAAGAATTCTCAGAGCTGTCAGATTTGAAACACGTTTTGGTTTCAAAATAGAGCAGCAAACAGCCAGATTGATGCTCGATGCGGTTCATCAGGGGTATCTGGAAAAAGTCAGTGGGCAGAGATTGAGGCAAGAGTTTGAGAAAATACTTGAAGAGAAAAGTGTTTTTGAAGCCTTGAAGAGACTTTCTGATTTTGAGGTTATAAAGCACATGTTCCCGGGTGTTTTTTACACAAGTTCTATGGAAGAAAAACTGAGGGCGCTGTTCATGTTTTTACCATGGGCGGAGAATTTTTTTGAAAAATTGAATAGATTTTACGCAGTTATGTACGTATTTCTCGAATATCACAGCGAAAATTTGCTGGAAGAAATTAGGCAGAGATATGGTTTATCACATTGTTTTGTATCAGAATTGAAAGTAATCAAAAAAATGATCGTACCGCTTTCCAAAATGATTTCACTTCATATGGAATTTTCAGATATATACAGAGTAACACAGAGTTTCTCATCAGAGGCCTTTTGCTATGTGGCTTCTTATCTTGATTCACAGGCTCAGCAATATTTGAAAGAGTTCCTCGAAAAAGTGAAAGGCACAAGATTGAAGGTCAACGGCGGGTATCTGGTAAAAAATTTTAATCTAAAACCAGGCAGACTCGTCGGTGATATCCTCGAGAAACTTTATTGCGCAAAACTCGATGGAGTGATCACCGACGAATCTGAAGAAGAGTACGCTAAAAAGCTTATCGAAAGCGTTTTTTCAAAAGTTCCTGAACAATGA
- a CDS encoding SAM hydrolase/SAM-dependent halogenase family protein — translation MIAFLTDWSLKSYYVGVAKAVMKKINPSVDVVDITHDIKPFDVRMAAHVLLRASFDFPENTVFVAVVDYGVGTNRKAICVKTKNNHFYVGPDNGIFTYVAQHYGVKQIRELDNKSFHYGSSYTFHGRDIFAAVAGYLSKGIPFEQIGSVLPNYIVLPTKNAQLGSDFMIGEVVYFDGFGNVETNIPACFVEKLQWEMDDVILLNERYELIYVKAYGDVEKGKGLVHVDSSGFIEISVNQDSAANVFKFHEGELVKLRRKKP, via the coding sequence GTGATAGCATTTCTTACCGATTGGTCTTTAAAAAGTTATTACGTTGGCGTAGCCAAAGCGGTTATGAAGAAAATCAACCCGTCTGTGGATGTTGTTGATATCACTCATGATATAAAACCATTTGACGTGAGAATGGCGGCTCATGTTTTGCTCAGGGCGTCATTTGATTTCCCTGAAAATACAGTTTTTGTAGCTGTGGTTGATTATGGCGTTGGAACAAACAGAAAGGCTATTTGCGTGAAGACGAAGAACAATCATTTTTATGTGGGTCCGGACAATGGCATTTTCACATATGTTGCGCAACATTATGGGGTAAAGCAAATTAGAGAACTTGATAATAAATCATTTCATTATGGATCTTCATACACGTTTCATGGCAGGGATATTTTTGCAGCAGTTGCCGGCTATCTTTCAAAAGGGATTCCATTTGAACAAATTGGATCGGTTCTACCAAACTACATTGTGCTACCCACAAAAAATGCTCAGCTTGGTTCTGATTTCATGATTGGTGAAGTTGTTTATTTCGATGGATTTGGAAATGTCGAAACCAACATACCAGCATGTTTTGTAGAAAAATTGCAGTGGGAAATGGATGATGTTATATTGTTGAATGAAAGATACGAGCTTATTTATGTCAAAGCTTATGGCGATGTAGAAAAAGGGAAAGGACTTGTACATGTAGATAGCTCTGGCTTCATAGAGATATCTGTGAATCAGGACAGTGCCGCAAATGTTTTCAAATTTCATGAAGGAGAATTGGTAAAGCTTAGGAGGAAAAAGCCTTGA
- a CDS encoding ABC transporter substrate-binding protein yields the protein MKKFFVLFMVLAAFLAFAEVKNPDTIIRLNMAGEPDTFDPHFAYDTASGEVLSEVYECLIAYDGSSVTKMVPRLATEVPNLENGLIKDEGKTYVFPIRKGVKFHNGAELKPEDVEYSFERGLLFDPAGGPMWMLWEAMFEVYSLEEFVEKVTGMSYSDMIDSNTGEPLPEYKDKLIKIYTDYIDPAIEVDGDSVVFHLTRPFGPFLSILCGYANWSMVLNKEWSIAQGCWDGKADTWWRYHDLPKEQSPLYAKTNGTGPFRVVEWDRAQQKVILERFDGYWRGPAKVKQVIIWNVGEWSTMKAMLEKGDADIAAVPTIYLPQIEGTPGIVVEKNLPYISITSLHFNWNVRPDSKYIGSGKLDGEGIPPDFFSDEHVRRAFAYVINYDAVIKDVLRGQGKRIPADLPSSLLGYNANLPMFDFSIAKATEEFKKAWNGEVWKKGFKLILLYNTGNETRRTVAEMIKTYVEMINPKFKIEVRGEQWPTYLTSYKNGYLPAFIIGWVADYPDPHNFIQTYYHSAGTYGFAQGDNFKKFVSTPTPELGGKSCNQIIEEAATATDPALRQKLYEQVQAFAIKYVLGVPLYEAQTQSVRRSWVKGWFPNPMRGGQDYYYLWKEE from the coding sequence ATGAAAAAATTTTTTGTTCTGTTCATGGTTTTGGCGGCATTTCTGGCTTTCGCAGAGGTCAAAAACCCAGACACAATAATCAGACTGAACATGGCTGGCGAACCTGATACTTTCGATCCACATTTTGCCTATGACACAGCAAGCGGCGAAGTTCTGAGCGAAGTCTATGAATGTCTGATCGCTTATGACGGATCAAGTGTCACAAAAATGGTCCCGAGATTGGCAACTGAAGTACCGAACCTTGAAAATGGTTTGATCAAAGACGAAGGAAAAACCTATGTTTTTCCAATCAGAAAAGGTGTAAAATTCCACAATGGTGCAGAATTAAAACCCGAAGATGTGGAGTACAGTTTTGAAAGAGGCCTCCTTTTCGATCCGGCCGGGGGTCCAATGTGGATGCTGTGGGAAGCCATGTTTGAAGTTTATTCCTTAGAGGAATTCGTCGAAAAAGTCACCGGAATGTCCTATTCTGATATGATTGATTCCAACACCGGTGAACCATTGCCAGAATACAAAGACAAACTGATAAAAATATACACAGATTACATCGACCCTGCTATCGAGGTTGATGGAGACAGCGTTGTGTTTCATTTAACAAGACCATTTGGCCCGTTTCTTTCCATTCTGTGTGGATATGCCAACTGGAGCATGGTGCTGAACAAAGAATGGTCAATAGCCCAGGGATGCTGGGATGGTAAAGCCGATACATGGTGGAGATACCACGATCTTCCGAAAGAACAGTCGCCTCTGTATGCAAAAACAAACGGAACAGGTCCATTTAGAGTAGTCGAATGGGATAGAGCACAGCAAAAAGTTATTCTTGAGAGATTTGATGGATACTGGAGAGGCCCAGCAAAAGTTAAACAGGTTATCATATGGAATGTGGGTGAATGGTCTACAATGAAAGCAATGCTTGAAAAAGGTGACGCCGATATCGCTGCAGTACCAACAATTTATCTGCCACAGATCGAAGGTACTCCTGGTATTGTAGTTGAGAAGAACCTCCCTTATATATCAATAACATCCCTGCATTTCAACTGGAATGTCAGACCAGACAGCAAATACATTGGATCTGGAAAACTCGACGGTGAGGGTATTCCACCAGATTTCTTCAGTGACGAACATGTGAGAAGAGCCTTTGCATATGTTATCAATTACGACGCGGTAATAAAAGATGTTCTACGTGGTCAGGGAAAAAGGATCCCAGCTGATTTGCCGAGTTCTCTGCTTGGTTATAACGCCAACCTTCCTATGTTTGATTTCAGCATAGCAAAGGCTACTGAAGAGTTCAAAAAAGCCTGGAATGGAGAAGTTTGGAAGAAAGGTTTCAAGCTCATATTGCTCTACAACACAGGAAATGAAACGAGAAGAACTGTGGCTGAAATGATAAAAACATACGTGGAAATGATAAATCCAAAATTCAAAATTGAGGTGCGTGGCGAACAGTGGCCCACATATTTAACATCATACAAAAATGGATACCTGCCGGCGTTCATAATAGGCTGGGTTGCAGATTATCCTGATCCTCATAACTTTATTCAGACGTACTACCATTCGGCAGGAACATACGGGTTCGCTCAGGGAGACAATTTCAAAAAATTCGTTTCAACACCCACTCCAGAGCTTGGTGGGAAGAGCTGCAATCAAATTATAGAAGAAGCAGCCACGGCAACTGATCCTGCCTTGAGGCAGAAACTGTATGAACAGGTTCAGGCTTTTGCAATTAAATATGTTCTTGGTGTACCTCTCTATGAAGCCCAAACTCAGAGTGTCAGAAGAAGCTGGGTTAAAGGCTGGTTCCCGAACCCAATGAGAGGCGGGCAGGATTACTACTATCTGTGGAAAGAAGAATAA
- a CDS encoding B12-binding domain-containing radical SAM protein produces the protein MIVLLNPPLKHVPAYEHIGLEYIASQLRKEGIETVLIDPKLQKISVKKTLEKIKSFAPQIIGISIPFQDYTLETMNFVKLVKKASPKSHITVGGIFPTFAYYTLLENFSAIDSIILGEGETGFINFARAFLNGKNWQNINGIAYKKNGEILKNPFNKAANLDDLSFPARDFLPDALKKVGYASMESSRGCYGRCIFCSVVPFFQLSGKKLRFRSVENVVEEIKILKKNHGVKYISFNDANFLASKERAFLLAERIIKENLDIRYSIECRADDINEDLLRLLKESGLRKVFLGIESGVQSVLDRFKKDTTVQDNIKAFEILGKFDIQIRVGFIMFDELTTLEELSENFNFIRKVRKLVSKKQMKRIVVTSRLLPLAGTEYEKKLIEEKKYTGDIFTYDYHFESKLIEFMYRSGKILNDTLNLPLSMLKIQNRWEKYWLKK, from the coding sequence ATGATCGTATTGTTAAATCCTCCTCTAAAACATGTGCCGGCTTATGAACATATTGGGCTGGAATATATAGCCAGTCAACTGAGAAAAGAAGGCATAGAGACTGTTCTGATTGATCCAAAGCTTCAGAAAATTTCTGTTAAAAAAACTCTTGAAAAGATAAAATCTTTTGCTCCACAAATAATAGGAATATCTATCCCTTTTCAGGATTACACACTCGAAACAATGAATTTTGTGAAACTTGTCAAAAAAGCAAGTCCGAAATCTCATATAACAGTGGGGGGCATTTTTCCAACTTTTGCCTATTACACCCTGCTCGAAAATTTTTCAGCGATCGATTCAATCATACTTGGGGAAGGTGAAACAGGCTTTATAAATTTTGCCAGAGCATTTCTCAATGGAAAAAACTGGCAGAATATTAATGGTATTGCTTATAAAAAAAACGGAGAAATACTGAAAAACCCCTTCAATAAAGCTGCAAATCTGGATGATTTATCGTTTCCAGCAAGAGATTTTCTCCCTGATGCTTTAAAAAAAGTTGGGTATGCGTCAATGGAAAGCTCAAGAGGATGTTATGGAAGATGTATTTTTTGCAGTGTGGTACCTTTTTTTCAATTGTCTGGAAAAAAACTGAGATTCAGAAGCGTGGAAAATGTTGTTGAGGAAATAAAAATTTTGAAAAAGAATCATGGAGTGAAGTACATATCTTTCAACGATGCCAATTTTCTGGCAAGCAAAGAAAGGGCCTTTTTGCTGGCAGAAAGAATTATTAAAGAAAATCTTGACATACGATACAGCATTGAATGCCGAGCTGATGATATAAACGAAGATCTCTTAAGGCTACTGAAAGAATCCGGCTTAAGAAAGGTATTTTTAGGAATAGAATCCGGTGTTCAGAGTGTTCTTGACAGATTTAAAAAAGACACAACGGTTCAAGATAACATAAAAGCCTTCGAAATACTTGGAAAGTTCGATATTCAAATAAGAGTTGGTTTTATAATGTTTGATGAATTAACAACTCTGGAAGAACTTTCTGAAAACTTCAATTTTATAAGAAAGGTGAGAAAGCTCGTTTCAAAAAAACAGATGAAAAGAATCGTCGTGACCTCAAGATTATTACCTTTAGCAGGCACCGAATATGAAAAAAAGCTCATTGAAGAAAAAAAATATACTGGAGATATTTTCACATATGATTACCATTTTGAATCAAAATTAATTGAATTCATGTACAGATCCGGAAAAATCCTGAACGATACATTGAATTTACCGTTATCCATGCTCAAAATCCAGAATAGATGGGAAAAATACTGGCTTAAAAAATAA
- the secG gene encoding preprotein translocase subunit SecG has product MKVFMVIVHSLISVALIYMVLQQMSKFAELGGAFGSGSLHTMFGRKKGLDTSGKITLWLSVAFFVSSILTAFFISR; this is encoded by the coding sequence GTGAAAGTCTTCATGGTAATAGTTCACTCACTGATAAGCGTTGCGTTGATTTACATGGTTCTTCAGCAGATGAGTAAATTTGCTGAGCTGGGAGGTGCTTTTGGCTCAGGATCGCTTCACACCATGTTTGGAAGAAAGAAAGGACTCGATACATCGGGAAAGATTACCTTGTGGTTGAGTGTGGCATTTTTTGTGAGCAGTATATTGACTGCCTTCTTTATTTCGAGGTGA
- a CDS encoding S-layer homology domain-containing protein, whose protein sequence is MKRFLLLVVALFVAVGVSAAGMFPDVPATHWAYPYVSHLKDKGIVIGYPDGTFKGNQNITRYEEAAMISRLIGLLETEIVAPHIADIMKVLDAVSLRLGSTVKKVDELEQKMNNLSTVPGELATAEAQLSELSKSVEMLKQTVNIHDKDVIKLYETVANLQKNYDAKFVEMSKADQSAASKLAALESAMGKLEEKIANVEKKLLALQPIKDVLKDLTTRVTAQGEKIASAEEKIGDLSATLDNAVATIGYVSIKLDRAQENLVNATDRIAALEDKSKGIDENAQAIESLKAEFGDRLSQLEEKFGSFESNFDDFAAMHDEQINYVLDEIDSVNSQIDELREGLFAVKDDTGASIEELNGKIENVKSDLLAQIEELKKANSATTGLAIGAIIIAVAAMIVGAM, encoded by the coding sequence ATGAAGAGGTTTCTCCTTTTAGTCGTGGCATTGTTCGTAGCAGTAGGGGTTTCGGCTGCGGGTATGTTTCCTGATGTACCAGCCACCCATTGGGCATATCCTTATGTTAGCCACTTGAAAGATAAGGGTATCGTCATTGGTTATCCCGATGGCACCTTCAAGGGAAATCAAAACATCACTCGTTATGAAGAAGCAGCAATGATCAGCAGATTGATAGGTCTTCTTGAAACTGAGATAGTTGCTCCACACATCGCAGACATCATGAAAGTTCTCGATGCTGTCAGTCTACGTCTTGGCTCAACTGTAAAAAAGGTGGATGAACTCGAACAGAAAATGAACAACCTCAGTACGGTTCCTGGAGAACTTGCCACAGCCGAAGCTCAGCTCTCCGAACTTTCTAAATCGGTTGAGATGCTCAAGCAAACTGTCAATATCCACGATAAAGACGTAATAAAGCTTTATGAAACTGTGGCAAACCTCCAGAAAAATTACGATGCAAAATTTGTTGAAATGAGCAAAGCAGATCAGTCAGCAGCCAGCAAATTGGCAGCACTGGAAAGTGCTATGGGTAAACTTGAGGAAAAAATCGCAAATGTCGAAAAGAAACTCCTCGCGCTGCAACCGATTAAAGATGTTCTAAAAGATTTAACGACAAGAGTTACCGCTCAAGGAGAGAAAATTGCCTCCGCTGAAGAGAAAATCGGTGATCTGAGCGCCACACTCGATAATGCTGTTGCGACGATTGGCTATGTGTCTATCAAACTCGATAGAGCGCAGGAAAACCTGGTCAATGCGACAGACAGAATAGCTGCTCTTGAGGACAAATCAAAGGGTATTGACGAGAACGCTCAGGCTATTGAAAGCCTCAAGGCAGAATTTGGAGACAGGCTTTCTCAACTTGAAGAGAAATTTGGCAGTTTTGAGTCCAACTTTGACGATTTCGCAGCCATGCACGACGAACAGATCAATTATGTGCTTGATGAAATTGATTCTGTGAATTCGCAGATCGATGAACTGCGTGAAGGGCTCTTTGCTGTCAAGGATGACACGGGTGCCTCTATTGAAGAGCTGAATGGCAAAATTGAGAATGTAAAATCTGATTTACTTGCTCAGATCGAGGAACTCAAGAAAGCCAATTCGGCTACGACAGGACTTGCAATCGGTGCTATAATTATCGCAGTAGCCGCAATGATTGTGGGTGCTATGTAA
- a CDS encoding B12-binding domain-containing radical SAM protein yields the protein MRILLVNPSNKGYYYRLGAVYPPLGLFYISSTLKKIGHSVRVIDMNVEPFDWRNFDYSSFDVVGVSTDTVRFPLAKQICQVVKSQGVITVMGGPHATAEYEKILTDGICDYVVLGEGEVVLPKLLEALKNNERKPDLSGLCYIENGTIVSKKPEFVEDLDLLPFPDRENFTAYRTMFDKKMATSVITSRGCPFNCEFCSASQFMGMRIRKRSIENVVEELKILKKMNYGSVIFFDDNFTIDKTRTIKLCEQMLKENLNFSWWAFSRADELLGKEDLVEAMSKAGCKMLFIGFESAEDEILQEYNKKLSSSIAFDVAKLLKKYKIDLFASFIMGALNDTKESIKKTIKFAKKLGAEIVQFSIMTPYPGTKLYEKLKSKITVKDLSMFDGTNLVFQHPKFSPDELKKLFFKAYYSIYSTPRLIFKRGIPFLIKLLSTGQQAAYSM from the coding sequence TTGAGGATTCTTCTTGTTAATCCCTCAAACAAAGGTTATTATTATCGATTGGGAGCAGTTTATCCCCCTCTCGGGCTTTTTTACATAAGCTCCACTTTGAAAAAAATAGGTCATTCTGTCAGAGTAATTGATATGAACGTTGAACCATTTGATTGGAGAAATTTTGATTATTCTTCTTTCGATGTAGTAGGTGTCTCAACCGATACAGTTAGATTCCCGCTTGCAAAACAGATCTGTCAGGTGGTTAAATCTCAAGGTGTAATAACTGTTATGGGTGGTCCTCACGCCACAGCTGAATATGAAAAGATCCTAACTGATGGAATATGCGATTATGTTGTACTTGGAGAAGGAGAAGTTGTTTTACCAAAGCTTCTTGAAGCACTTAAAAATAACGAGAGAAAACCCGACTTAAGTGGCCTGTGTTACATAGAAAATGGGACGATTGTTTCGAAAAAACCGGAATTTGTGGAAGACCTTGATTTACTTCCATTTCCCGACAGAGAAAATTTTACTGCTTATAGAACTATGTTTGATAAAAAAATGGCGACAAGCGTTATAACTTCTCGGGGATGTCCATTCAATTGTGAATTTTGCAGTGCATCTCAATTTATGGGAATGCGAATCAGAAAGAGAAGCATTGAAAATGTTGTGGAGGAACTGAAGATTTTGAAAAAAATGAATTACGGTTCTGTCATATTTTTTGATGACAATTTCACTATCGATAAGACAAGAACAATAAAACTTTGCGAGCAGATGCTCAAAGAGAATTTAAATTTCAGCTGGTGGGCATTTTCCAGAGCTGATGAATTACTTGGCAAAGAAGACTTAGTTGAAGCAATGTCAAAGGCCGGTTGCAAGATGCTGTTTATTGGTTTTGAAAGTGCTGAAGACGAAATTCTCCAGGAGTATAACAAAAAATTATCCAGCTCAATTGCATTTGATGTTGCCAAACTGCTGAAAAAATACAAAATAGACCTGTTTGCAAGTTTTATCATGGGGGCATTAAACGACACAAAAGAGTCTATTAAAAAAACTATAAAGTTCGCAAAAAAACTTGGAGCAGAAATTGTGCAATTTTCAATAATGACTCCTTATCCTGGTACTAAGTTGTATGAAAAACTGAAATCAAAAATTACAGTGAAGGATCTCTCAATGTTTGATGGCACAAATTTAGTTTTTCAACATCCGAAATTTTCACCGGATGAGTTGAAAAAATTGTTTTTCAAAGCGTATTATTCAATATATTCAACACCAAGATTAATATTTAAGCGTGGTATACCGTTCCTTATAAAACTTTTAAGCACAGGGCAGCAAGCAGCATATTCAATGTGA
- the tyrS gene encoding tyrosine--tRNA ligase — protein MQVEQQLEILKKNAVDLVSEEDLLNKLTRKKQLRVKLGVDPTRPDLHLGHAVVLFKLRQFQDLGHRVILIIGDFTAQIGDPSGRDVTRQMLSESEVRQNAKTYQEQAFRILDKEKTEVRFNSEWLSKMSFADVIKLASKYTVARMLERDDFSKRYSSNLPISISEFLYPLAQAYDSVAVQADVELGGTDQYFNLLVGRKIQEEMGQEPQVVLTMPIIEGTDGKMKMSKSYENYIAFNDTPFDMYGKLMSIPDELIIKYIRLLTQIPEQKINEYESLIQSKSVNPRDIKMKLAFAITSFFHGEEGAAKAENEFIKIFRQKELPTQMPAIELDNSEVELVELLVTLQIASSRSEARRLISQGAVKIDDEKITDIHAKIFVDREKVLRVGKRNFFRLVGR, from the coding sequence ATGCAAGTTGAGCAGCAACTTGAGATTCTGAAAAAAAACGCTGTAGATCTTGTTAGTGAAGAAGATCTACTGAATAAGCTCACCAGAAAAAAACAGTTGAGAGTGAAATTGGGAGTGGATCCAACCAGGCCAGATCTCCATTTAGGTCATGCAGTTGTGCTATTCAAACTCAGGCAATTTCAAGATCTTGGTCATAGAGTTATTTTAATCATAGGTGATTTCACAGCCCAGATAGGTGATCCATCTGGAAGGGATGTAACCAGACAGATGTTATCTGAAAGCGAAGTAAGACAAAATGCAAAAACCTATCAAGAACAGGCGTTCAGGATTCTTGATAAGGAGAAAACCGAAGTGCGTTTTAACAGTGAGTGGCTTTCTAAAATGAGTTTTGCGGATGTCATAAAACTCGCTTCAAAATATACTGTTGCCAGAATGCTTGAGAGAGACGATTTCTCGAAAAGATACTCATCGAATTTGCCGATATCTATATCTGAATTTCTTTATCCGCTTGCTCAGGCATATGATTCAGTTGCTGTTCAGGCAGATGTTGAGCTTGGTGGAACTGATCAATATTTCAATCTTCTCGTTGGAAGAAAAATTCAGGAGGAAATGGGTCAAGAACCGCAAGTTGTTTTAACGATGCCAATAATTGAGGGAACTGACGGTAAAATGAAAATGAGTAAAAGTTATGAAAATTATATTGCTTTCAACGACACACCATTTGATATGTATGGAAAGTTGATGTCCATACCGGATGAGTTGATAATCAAATACATAAGATTACTGACGCAGATTCCTGAACAAAAGATAAATGAATACGAATCGCTTATTCAAAGTAAGTCAGTCAATCCAAGAGATATAAAAATGAAGCTGGCATTTGCAATAACGAGCTTTTTTCACGGCGAAGAGGGCGCAGCTAAGGCAGAAAACGAGTTTATCAAGATTTTCAGACAAAAAGAATTGCCAACGCAGATGCCTGCCATCGAGCTTGACAATTCTGAGGTTGAGTTGGTAGAATTACTCGTGACATTGCAGATTGCTTCAAGCAGAAGCGAAGCAAGAAGATTGATATCCCAGGGCGCAGTAAAGATAGATGATGAAAAGATAACAGATATACATGCTAAAATTTTTGTAGATAGAGAAAAAGTTCTCAGAGTCGGAAAGAGAAACTTTTTCAGACTTGTTGGTCGGTAA